The following coding sequences are from one Chloroflexota bacterium window:
- a CDS encoding NAD-dependent epimerase/dehydratase family protein, with protein MDILITGGAGFIGSHIADRLLAEGHKVLVIDNYQTARRDNLVPHQNLTVVEGTIADKKLVDKLFHEFQPEQVIHAAASFKDPNNWLEDAITNVVGTINIVMASKNSNVRRLIYFQTALCYGLTPLEQPITLKHPLFSGSYAGGSSYAISKTAGEQYIELSGLDFISFRLANGYGPRNITGPLPTFYQRLTTNKPCFVMDTRRDFIYIDDIVEVVMKALKGAGSGGYYNISTGSDSSIKELFDATVKALGIKLDKEVEVRSRGPDDVYSILLDSSKTKHDFGWDAKTPLETGVKKTIEWYKTHGVSQTYTHLKSAEPKR; from the coding sequence ATGGACATTTTAATTACCGGTGGCGCTGGATTTATTGGTTCACACATAGCCGATAGATTGCTGGCTGAGGGGCATAAGGTATTGGTGATAGATAATTATCAGACTGCAAGGAGAGATAATTTAGTCCCTCACCAGAATCTAACAGTGGTCGAAGGAACCATTGCTGATAAGAAATTGGTGGACAAACTGTTTCATGAATTTCAGCCAGAGCAGGTAATTCACGCTGCAGCTTCTTTTAAGGACCCTAATAACTGGCTGGAGGATGCAATTACCAACGTGGTGGGGACAATTAATATCGTAATGGCTTCAAAAAATTCGAATGTTAGAAGATTGATTTACTTTCAGACGGCTCTATGCTATGGATTAACGCCATTGGAACAACCTATAACCTTAAAACACCCTTTGTTTTCCGGCAGCTATGCTGGAGGCAGCAGCTACGCTATAAGTAAGACCGCCGGCGAACAGTACATTGAGCTGAGCGGATTGGACTTTATTTCATTCCGTCTGGCGAATGGCTATGGGCCGAGGAACATAACTGGTCCGCTGCCGACTTTTTATCAACGGCTAACAACAAATAAGCCATGCTTTGTGATGGATACGCGGCGAGATTTTATTTACATAGACGATATCGTTGAAGTTGTCATGAAAGCCTTAAAGGGTGCTGGAAGTGGAGGATACTATAATATTTCCACAGGCTCGGATTCTTCGATTAAAGAGCTCTTTGATGCCACCGTAAAGGCATTGGGCATTAAGTTGGATAAGGAAGTCGAGGTGCGTTCACGGGGACCAGATGATGTATATTCGATTTTGTTAGACTCTTCGAAAACTAAACATGATTTCGGCTGGGACGCTAAAACCCCACTGGAAACCGGTGTCAAAAAAACGATTGAGTGGTATAAAACACACGGCGTAAGCCAGACCTACACCCACTTGAAATCCGCCGAGCCAAAGAGATAA
- a CDS encoding NAD-dependent epimerase/dehydratase family protein, producing MDAVTKSFDKANILVIGGAGFIGSNLVETLLQSSKTVAITIVDNLLSAERINVPDNIRVDFIEGSITDDKILSRIKDEFDYVFHLATYHGNQSSIVDPLADHENNTLTTLKLYEHIKDFEKIKRVVYSSSGCSVAKKTYGDAVATTEADPIEIKQDSPYSISKIIGEFYSVYYHKQHNLPTVRARFQNVYGPGEILGAGKWRGTPATVWRNVIPTFIYKALKGIPLPVEGKGIASRDFIFGEDICRGLIACAAKGRSGDVYNLASGKETTILELASLINGLTGNNANLEYLPKRPWDSSEKRFGSTFKAKQELGFEAIVGLKDGLVKTIEWTKDNLHIIEATIAKHDDKMRKYLTETGLASI from the coding sequence ATGGACGCTGTGACCAAAAGCTTTGATAAGGCAAATATTCTTGTTATAGGTGGTGCTGGATTTATCGGCAGCAATCTGGTTGAAACACTACTCCAGTCATCAAAAACCGTAGCGATTACAATCGTTGACAATCTTCTTTCCGCGGAACGAATAAATGTTCCGGACAATATCCGGGTCGATTTTATCGAAGGGTCAATCACTGATGATAAAATATTGTCTCGTATCAAAGATGAATTTGATTATGTCTTTCATTTGGCAACTTATCACGGCAATCAAAGTTCGATTGTTGATCCGCTAGCTGACCATGAGAACAACACTTTAACAACTCTAAAGTTATACGAACATATCAAAGATTTCGAAAAAATTAAAAGGGTAGTTTACTCATCTTCAGGTTGTTCCGTAGCCAAGAAAACTTACGGAGATGCTGTCGCTACGACCGAAGCCGACCCAATAGAGATAAAACAGGATAGCCCTTATTCCATTTCTAAAATTATCGGGGAATTCTATTCAGTCTATTATCATAAGCAGCATAATCTTCCGACTGTACGAGCCAGGTTTCAAAATGTGTACGGCCCAGGTGAGATTTTGGGTGCAGGTAAATGGCGTGGCACACCAGCAACGGTGTGGCGCAATGTAATTCCCACCTTTATCTACAAAGCATTGAAGGGAATCCCTTTGCCCGTTGAGGGTAAGGGTATTGCTAGCCGAGATTTCATATTCGGTGAAGATATATGCCGTGGTTTAATAGCCTGTGCAGCAAAAGGAAGGTCTGGTGATGTTTATAATCTTGCCAGCGGTAAAGAAACAACAATACTTGAGTTGGCATCTTTAATTAACGGATTAACGGGTAATAATGCCAACCTTGAATACTTGCCAAAGAGGCCGTGGGATAGTTCAGAGAAGCGTTTTGGAAGTACTTTCAAAGCTAAACAAGAACTTGGTTTTGAAGCAATCGTCGGGCTTAAGGATGGACTGGTAAAAACAATTGAATGGACAAAAGATAATTTGCATATAATCGAGGCGACAATTGCCAAGCATGATGACAAGATGCGTAAATACCTGACTGAAACGGGATTAGCATCCATATAG
- a CDS encoding glycosyltransferase, whose translation MKTLQICGIFPPQPRSFAGGATQAAYYISRELVRRGHSVEVWAANTLDLKKKIKSELVVVDGIEVHYFPYVMHYRAFFLSPSLVKTARNRLREFDVIHIHDFRTFEGPVVAHYAQKGNVPYLLQAQGSLPRMIALQRVKRVYDAIYGYRLLRNASKIIAVTEVEAEQYKTMGVSQDKIEIIPNGIDLSEFRKLPQKGRFRKKYGIGDKQKVILYLGRIHKIKGPDLLVESFAELVKEVSDAKLAIVGPDDGYLSVLMQLITALGINNEILFTGPLYGREKLTAYLDADVYVAPSLSDVGPITALEACACSIPVIVTNRCGLANWVESYQAGYVVPYDRMQLRHALSVVLADERLRQETGKQARVLAETQFAWNIIANRIEALYKAVIDDS comes from the coding sequence ATGAAGACCTTACAGATATGTGGCATCTTTCCACCGCAGCCACGCAGTTTCGCTGGTGGAGCAACTCAAGCTGCCTACTACATCAGCAGGGAGCTTGTTAGGCGAGGGCACAGTGTTGAAGTGTGGGCGGCAAACACTTTAGACCTGAAGAAAAAAATCAAAAGCGAGCTAGTGGTAGTCGACGGTATAGAAGTACACTATTTCCCCTATGTTATGCACTATCGCGCCTTCTTCTTAAGCCCGTCCCTGGTTAAAACAGCAAGAAATAGACTCAGAGAGTTTGATGTAATACATATACATGACTTCAGGACTTTTGAGGGGCCTGTAGTTGCCCATTATGCCCAAAAAGGCAACGTACCCTACCTTCTGCAAGCTCAGGGGTCCTTACCCAGAATGATAGCTTTGCAGAGAGTAAAACGGGTTTACGATGCTATTTATGGTTATAGGCTTTTGAGGAATGCGTCCAAAATCATTGCTGTTACAGAAGTGGAAGCGGAGCAATATAAGACCATGGGTGTGAGCCAAGATAAAATAGAAATTATTCCTAATGGGATAGACTTGTCTGAGTTCCGAAAGCTGCCGCAAAAAGGACGATTCAGGAAAAAATATGGCATAGGTGATAAACAGAAAGTGATTCTGTATTTAGGCAGAATACATAAAATAAAAGGCCCAGATTTGCTAGTCGAGTCATTTGCCGAGCTGGTAAAGGAAGTATCTGATGCTAAACTGGCGATTGTGGGACCTGATGATGGATATCTGTCTGTCCTGATGCAATTGATAACCGCTCTTGGGATTAACAACGAAATTTTATTTACAGGGCCTCTCTACGGGAGGGAAAAGCTCACCGCGTATTTAGATGCTGATGTTTATGTTGCACCTTCACTTTCTGATGTAGGACCCATTACAGCTCTAGAGGCATGCGCCTGCTCCATTCCGGTAATTGTTACAAATCGCTGTGGTCTAGCAAACTGGGTGGAGAGCTATCAGGCGGGATATGTGGTTCCATATGACAGGATGCAATTGAGGCATGCCCTGAGTGTAGTCCTCGCAGATGAGAGATTAAGACAAGAGACGGGTAAGCAGGCACGGGTGTTAGCTGAGACGCAATTCGCATGGAATATTATAGCTAACCGGATTGAAGCGTTGTATAAAGCTGTAATCGATGATTCATAA
- a CDS encoding DUF2206 domain-containing protein, whose translation MTAFNDWPIKKCLVLSVSLLLATLGLIGLAALGLDIPILRQIVGFALLTFVPGILLLRILRIHNISIIESLLYSVGLSLAFVMAVGTLANFALPPLGIKHPISVGPLVVSFTVFLLILCAFAYLRDKDFHLTSIPADANKKESKVGFGKNLNPYLLAILLPLLAILGTSMANAYQSNLLLLILIVIVAIIIGVVAFNKVIPPQAYPFTIVMMALALLYQTTLVSNYLVGSDIHLEYYFAWVVAQNGFWNAAVAVPVNACLSIVMLAPVYSLLLNIDIVWLFKIVYPVFFALMPLALFRMLRLQIRPQYAFLATAFFITMPMFTMDMVQLARQQVSELFFVLVILLMVDRKLTLVQRTALVLIFGFGVIVSHYGMGTGYAIGYLTFGVLVLIFIKSRFGRAIWQWLIGKSNSLPADLAAPGAFSRKALATIVCLSLVFMFGYYGVVASGTSLLGTQIVINTAKAVSEPLTQYISPPRETEAPPAPNLISPAANSGIVNLTPRLEWAASPWATSYWLQVSSDANFTELVIDKAGITDTHYDVTAELEQKTVYFWRVDASNAYGISEWSQCWYFVTWVPTLSQAAITELPGIELPGFVQNLTTRFPMLNPLAREPLVQTALGLDFIWASPGGKVWRIFQYLVQLCLIIGFIRFIFRPGTLGQFKAEYLSLTIVSIAILLGIFLLPTHSYGLGVTRIWQITLLLICPLFIFGGEAVAQGIAKLVGVFRKSCVLSRSGHDSLALLRFPILMILIPYFILNSGLVFELSKSKTTYFIDMPYSIALSSHRMDLNTVFVTQDITAATWLSKLKADDCPIYVDYHGMLAFPDYWGDEKALANIVERGTIRMPPFPADLKDMTFPCYIYFRAWNTDNRMLTFPTVYAARQSIGFDAILGLPQLVNDENRIYNNGGAQVLLPYQNEK comes from the coding sequence ATGACGGCTTTTAATGACTGGCCCATCAAAAAGTGCCTGGTACTTTCAGTTAGCCTGTTATTAGCTACGCTTGGGCTAATAGGACTCGCAGCCTTGGGCCTTGATATCCCCATTCTAAGGCAAATTGTTGGTTTTGCCCTTCTCACCTTCGTTCCGGGTATTCTGCTCCTTAGAATCCTTAGAATCCACAATATAAGCATAATAGAAAGCCTGCTCTACTCTGTAGGTCTAAGCCTTGCTTTTGTGATGGCAGTAGGCACACTGGCGAATTTCGCCTTGCCTCCTTTGGGAATCAAGCACCCCATCTCTGTGGGTCCACTGGTGGTTTCTTTTACTGTTTTCCTATTAATTCTATGCGCTTTTGCTTATCTGCGCGATAAAGACTTTCATCTGACCAGCATACCAGCCGATGCCAACAAGAAGGAGAGCAAAGTTGGTTTTGGGAAAAATCTTAATCCCTACCTGCTGGCTATTCTGCTGCCTCTCCTGGCTATTTTGGGCACTAGTATGGCCAATGCCTATCAAAGCAACCTCCTTCTTCTAATCCTCATTGTCATAGTTGCTATTATCATTGGTGTGGTCGCCTTTAACAAAGTCATTCCACCGCAAGCTTATCCTTTCACGATAGTCATGATGGCCCTGGCGCTCTTATACCAGACTACCCTTGTATCGAACTATCTGGTGGGCAGCGATATTCACTTGGAGTATTACTTTGCCTGGGTGGTGGCACAAAATGGCTTCTGGAATGCTGCCGTGGCTGTCCCTGTAAACGCCTGTCTGAGTATAGTTATGCTTGCACCCGTCTATTCATTGTTGCTTAACATTGACATTGTCTGGCTGTTCAAGATAGTTTATCCAGTTTTCTTTGCCCTGATGCCTCTGGCACTCTTCCGTATGCTTCGTCTACAAATAAGACCCCAATATGCCTTTCTTGCCACGGCCTTTTTCATCACCATGCCCATGTTTACCATGGACATGGTCCAACTCGCTAGACAACAGGTTTCTGAGCTATTCTTTGTCCTTGTGATATTGCTGATGGTTGACCGTAAGTTGACCTTAGTCCAGAGGACTGCCTTGGTTCTCATTTTTGGCTTTGGTGTAATAGTGTCTCACTATGGAATGGGGACTGGCTATGCTATCGGCTACCTGACATTTGGTGTACTTGTGCTCATCTTCATTAAAAGCCGGTTTGGTCGTGCAATATGGCAGTGGCTGATAGGAAAATCAAACTCCTTACCTGCAGATTTAGCCGCACCGGGCGCTTTCAGCAGGAAAGCATTAGCCACCATTGTTTGCCTGAGCTTGGTTTTCATGTTTGGTTACTACGGTGTTGTTGCCTCTGGAACTAGCCTGCTGGGCACTCAAATTGTTATAAACACTGCTAAGGCCGTAAGTGAACCGTTGACTCAATATATTAGTCCTCCGCGAGAAACTGAGGCACCACCAGCACCAAATTTGATATCGCCGGCCGCTAACTCAGGCATAGTGAATCTGACACCTCGCCTGGAGTGGGCTGCCTCCCCTTGGGCAACCTCATACTGGTTGCAGGTATCGTCCGATGCCAATTTTACTGAGCTAGTTATCGATAAGGCTGGGATAACGGACACCCACTATGATGTTACTGCAGAACTTGAACAGAAAACCGTATATTTCTGGAGGGTAGATGCCTCAAATGCCTATGGCATATCGGAGTGGTCGCAATGCTGGTACTTCGTCACATGGGTACCTACATTGTCACAGGCAGCAATAACAGAGTTGCCTGGAATAGAGTTACCTGGTTTTGTTCAAAATCTAACTACTAGGTTCCCGATGTTGAATCCGTTAGCCAGAGAGCCTTTGGTTCAGACTGCCTTAGGCCTGGACTTTATTTGGGCATCACCAGGAGGTAAGGTTTGGCGCATATTTCAATACCTCGTCCAGCTCTGCCTAATCATTGGGTTTATCAGATTTATTTTCCGTCCTGGAACACTGGGGCAATTCAAAGCTGAATACCTCTCGCTTACCATCGTCAGTATTGCAATCCTGCTAGGCATTTTCCTCTTGCCTACACACTCCTATGGTCTTGGTGTCACCCGTATCTGGCAAATCACCTTGCTCCTTATTTGCCCCCTGTTCATATTCGGTGGCGAAGCCGTTGCCCAAGGTATAGCTAAGTTAGTTGGGGTATTCCGAAAAAGCTGCGTACTCTCTAGGTCAGGACATGATAGTCTAGCGCTTCTTCGATTTCCCATCCTCATGATATTGATACCATACTTTATCTTGAACAGTGGCTTGGTTTTCGAGCTGAGTAAAAGCAAAACCACGTATTTCATCGACATGCCCTACTCTATAGCGTTGTCCAGCCATCGGATGGATTTAAACACGGTTTTTGTGACACAAGACATCACCGCAGCTACTTGGCTTTCAAAACTTAAGGCCGATGACTGTCCTATCTATGTTGACTATCATGGAATGCTTGCCTTTCCTGATTACTGGGGAGATGAAAAAGCGCTTGCTAATATAGTTGAGCGTGGCACTATCAGGATGCCCCCATTTCCCGCTGATCTCAAGGACATGACTTTTCCGTGCTATATCTACTTTAGAGCCTGGAACACTGATAACAGGATGCTGACTTTCCCTACTGTATATGCCGCCAGGCAGAGCATCGGCTTCGATGCCATCCTGGGCTTACCTCAGCTTGTCAATGATGAAAACAGAATCTACAATAATGGGGGCGCCCAAGTGCTGTTACCCTATCAAAACGAAAAATGA
- a CDS encoding UDP-N-acetylglucosamine 2-epimerase (non-hydrolyzing), with amino-acid sequence MKVMTILGTRPEIIRLSLIIKKLDIYCDHVLVHTGQNFDENLSSIFFSDLDLRQPNYYLGVKADTFGEQAGKIIIETEKVILKERPDRILILGDTNSGLASIVAKRMGIPVFHMEAGNRCFDYRVPEEVNRKIIDHCSTILLPYTYRSKENLLNEGISNEVIFVIGNPIYEVIGHCSKEIESSKILSKLEVQPKKYFLVTMHRAETVDCEHRLKSILAGLGKINEKYNFPVICSLHPRTKSKIAQFNLRTTNKDIRFSKPFGFFDFVALEKNALCIVTDSGTVQEECSILKLPNITIRDVTERPETIESGSNMLASISPDLILKAVEIALTEKQEWEPPAGYLDKDVSSKVVKIILGYLRSTDA; translated from the coding sequence ATGAAAGTTATGACTATATTGGGTACCAGGCCCGAGATTATTAGATTAAGTCTAATTATCAAGAAACTGGACATATATTGCGACCATGTCCTTGTTCATACTGGTCAGAATTTCGATGAGAACCTTAGCTCGATTTTTTTTAGTGATTTAGACTTGAGACAACCAAACTATTATCTGGGAGTAAAAGCTGATACATTCGGCGAACAGGCAGGGAAAATAATTATCGAAACTGAGAAGGTAATCCTGAAGGAAAGACCTGACAGGATACTCATCCTGGGTGACACTAACAGTGGGCTGGCAAGCATTGTGGCTAAAAGAATGGGAATACCTGTTTTCCATATGGAAGCAGGAAACCGTTGTTTCGATTACCGCGTTCCTGAAGAGGTAAATAGAAAAATTATTGACCATTGCAGCACCATACTTCTCCCATATACCTATAGGAGCAAAGAGAACCTGCTTAATGAGGGGATTAGCAATGAGGTAATCTTTGTTATCGGAAACCCTATATATGAGGTCATAGGGCACTGCTCAAAGGAGATTGAGAGCAGCAAAATACTGAGTAAATTAGAGGTGCAGCCGAAAAAATATTTTCTTGTTACCATGCACCGAGCAGAAACTGTCGATTGTGAACACAGACTTAAGAGCATTCTCGCTGGCCTGGGCAAAATAAATGAAAAATACAACTTTCCTGTTATCTGCAGCTTGCACCCGCGAACAAAAAGTAAGATAGCACAGTTTAATCTAAGGACAACCAATAAGGACATCCGCTTCTCAAAACCGTTTGGTTTTTTTGACTTTGTTGCTCTGGAAAAGAATGCATTATGCATCGTTACCGATAGTGGAACTGTTCAAGAGGAGTGCTCAATCCTCAAGCTGCCAAACATCACCATCAGAGATGTGACTGAAAGACCGGAAACGATTGAAAGTGGTAGCAACATGCTAGCCAGTATTTCGCCAGATTTGATATTGAAAGCTGTGGAGATTGCATTGACAGAGAAACAAGAATGGGAACCCCCGGCAGGATACTTAGATAAAGATGTCTCATCAAAAGTAGTCAAGATTATCCTCGGCTATCTCAGAAGCACTGACGCTTGA
- a CDS encoding NAD-dependent epimerase/dehydratase family protein, giving the protein MFQNKTVLITGGTGSLGNSLVRKIMTGDLGIPKKVIIFSRDEDKQYLMRLEWKNIKVATDDVLYHDAEGILDFRIGDIREYESILRSVKEAEIVIHAAALKQVPVCEYFPYESVKTNLLGVQNIIRAIAENETRVETVIAVSTDKACKPVNVYGMCKAIQERLVIEANLRCPNTKFICARYGNVAASRGSVILLFKEQIKNGGPVTITTKEMTRFLLTLNTACNIIFDAIRLGKAGDIYVPDLPSAKIVDLAEVMIGGRKIDIEYTGIRPGEKIHEILVSEEEISRTVKKGNYYVIRPILQEIWRGEIDMPALAKELSSADRTMSKSELKDFLENERLLKC; this is encoded by the coding sequence ATTTTTCAAAATAAAACAGTTTTGATTACCGGCGGTACTGGGTCGCTAGGGAATAGCCTGGTACGTAAGATAATGACCGGCGATTTAGGTATACCCAAGAAGGTTATCATTTTTTCCCGAGATGAAGATAAACAGTATTTGATGAGATTGGAGTGGAAGAACATAAAGGTGGCTACTGATGATGTGCTTTATCACGATGCTGAAGGGATATTAGATTTTCGCATTGGCGATATAAGGGAATATGAGTCAATACTCAGAAGCGTGAAGGAGGCTGAGATAGTAATACATGCTGCAGCACTTAAGCAAGTTCCCGTTTGCGAGTATTTCCCCTACGAATCAGTAAAGACAAACCTTCTGGGAGTTCAGAACATAATTCGCGCCATTGCGGAAAATGAAACTAGGGTTGAGACGGTCATTGCTGTCTCCACTGATAAAGCTTGTAAGCCAGTCAATGTTTATGGCATGTGCAAAGCAATTCAGGAAAGATTAGTAATAGAGGCAAATCTTAGATGCCCCAATACTAAGTTCATTTGTGCCAGATATGGCAATGTAGCAGCATCAAGAGGGTCAGTTATTCTCCTCTTTAAAGAGCAGATAAAAAATGGTGGGCCTGTCACTATTACTACAAAGGAAATGACAAGATTCCTGCTAACCCTAAATACTGCTTGTAACATCATCTTTGATGCTATTCGGCTAGGTAAAGCCGGTGATATCTATGTTCCGGACCTTCCCTCCGCAAAAATAGTGGATTTAGCTGAAGTTATGATTGGAGGAAGAAAGATTGACATAGAATATACCGGCATACGGCCAGGGGAGAAAATACATGAGATACTAGTTTCTGAAGAGGAGATATCGAGGACGGTTAAAAAAGGCAACTACTATGTGATTCGCCCAATTCTTCAAGAAATATGGAGGGGCGAAATTGATATGCCCGCGCTGGCCAAAGAGCTTTCCTCTGCCGACCGGACAATGAGTAAAAGCGAGTTAAAGGATTTTCTGGAAAATGAGAGGCTATTAAAGTGTTGA
- a CDS encoding SDR family oxidoreductase, with product MLGHKVYQMLATAFDVAGTIRSDYSNVSRFGFFRESDIIPNVDAVKISLIEAIIERIAPDVVINCIGIVKSVNEAQDRLSNIWINSLFPHQLYEICTRGKTRLIHISTDCVFSGRKGNYQENDIPDAEDIYGKTKYLGEVSGEGVLTIRTSLIGRELSTTNNLIEWFLSNRGGKVNGFTNAIFSGFPTLHFAQITAKIIAKEQNLSGVYHISSEPISKFELLTLIRDRMGLDIEIEEYPDFYCDRSLDSTLYRNKTGFEPLSWAAMIDEFAHDARQYQQWRAK from the coding sequence ATGTTGGGGCATAAGGTCTATCAAATGCTTGCAACAGCATTTGATGTAGCTGGCACAATTAGAAGTGATTATAGCAACGTCAGCAGATTCGGATTCTTCCGGGAATCTGATATAATTCCCAATGTTGATGCTGTCAAAATTTCCTTGATAGAGGCGATAATCGAAAGAATTGCCCCTGATGTGGTAATTAACTGCATAGGGATAGTAAAATCTGTGAATGAGGCACAAGACAGGCTATCTAACATCTGGATAAATTCACTATTTCCGCATCAGCTATACGAAATTTGCACAAGAGGGAAAACACGGTTGATTCATATCAGTACAGATTGCGTATTCTCAGGCAGAAAGGGAAACTACCAAGAAAATGATATCCCCGATGCAGAGGATATATATGGAAAGACCAAATATCTCGGCGAGGTAAGTGGGGAAGGGGTATTAACTATAAGGACTTCGCTTATCGGCAGGGAATTGTCAACCACAAACAACCTAATAGAGTGGTTTCTATCCAACCGGGGGGGGAAGGTTAACGGTTTCACCAATGCCATATTTAGCGGCTTCCCCACTCTTCACTTCGCCCAAATTACAGCCAAAATAATTGCTAAAGAGCAAAATCTAAGTGGTGTCTATCACATTTCATCTGAGCCAATCAGTAAATTTGAGCTCCTTACCCTTATACGCGACAGGATGGGGCTTGATATCGAGATTGAAGAATATCCAGATTTCTATTGTGATAGAAGTCTGGACTCAACACTTTACAGAAACAAGACTGGTTTTGAGCCTCTCTCTTGGGCAGCAATGATTGATGAGTTTGCTCATGATGCCCGACAATACCAGCAATGGAGAGCGAAATGA
- a CDS encoding glycosyltransferase family 4 protein — MRILIIQESDWFKRGPHNQHHLAEKLSLRGHKVCVIDHEILWRIEDNRGLYSRRHVFNNVSRIYTGAVITVIRPGIVKVPVLDYVSLIFSHRKEIRRQIEDFAPDVIVGFGILNSYLAAREANTRNIPFVYYWIDLLHTLIPFKLFQPLGKGIERRTLRQADMIIATNTSLRNYLLRMGACPEQTHILGFGIDPGKFDPAIDDSEVRAQHGIKKGDIVLFFVGGLDQFTGVREVALELARINDPRLKFLIVGDGSSECELRQIQEEYGLRDRLILTGRRPYDEIPGLVAAADVCLLPFHNVEMMREIVPLKLFDYMAMRKPIVSTRLPGVVEEFGEDNGFVYVDRPEDVVKKAAGLVAEGKLDELGAKARRFVESRSWDSITDKFEKFLNRAIAEKSDR; from the coding sequence ATGAGAATTCTCATAATTCAGGAAAGCGACTGGTTCAAGAGGGGACCTCACAACCAGCACCACCTGGCGGAGAAACTATCGCTAAGAGGTCATAAGGTTTGTGTTATTGACCACGAGATTCTATGGAGAATAGAAGATAATAGAGGGTTATATTCTAGGCGACATGTCTTTAATAATGTATCCAGAATCTATACTGGTGCAGTGATCACAGTAATCCGTCCCGGCATTGTGAAGGTCCCAGTGCTGGATTATGTCTCCCTGATATTTTCTCATAGGAAGGAGATTCGGCGTCAGATAGAGGACTTTGCACCTGACGTAATAGTCGGGTTCGGCATACTTAACAGTTATCTGGCTGCGAGAGAGGCGAACACGAGAAATATCCCTTTTGTTTACTACTGGATAGATTTACTTCATACGCTCATACCATTTAAGTTGTTTCAACCTCTAGGCAAAGGCATTGAAAGAAGGACATTGAGGCAAGCAGATATGATAATTGCGACCAATACGAGTCTAAGGAACTACTTGCTACGGATGGGAGCTTGTCCTGAACAGACTCACATATTAGGATTTGGCATCGATCCTGGAAAATTTGACCCTGCCATAGATGATAGTGAGGTAAGAGCACAGCACGGAATTAAGAAAGGTGATATTGTACTCTTTTTTGTAGGCGGATTAGATCAGTTTACAGGTGTGAGAGAGGTAGCACTGGAACTGGCCAGAATTAATGACCCCCGTCTTAAATTCCTAATTGTAGGTGATGGCTCATCAGAATGTGAGCTTCGGCAAATCCAGGAAGAATACGGTTTGCGAGATAGGCTAATCCTTACAGGCAGAAGACCTTACGATGAGATTCCTGGCTTGGTGGCTGCTGCCGATGTTTGTCTATTGCCTTTTCATAATGTGGAGATGATGAGAGAGATTGTTCCTTTAAAGCTTTTTGATTATATGGCCATGAGGAAACCAATTGTTTCGACTAGACTTCCTGGCGTCGTGGAGGAATTTGGTGAGGATAACGGCTTTGTCTATGTGGATAGACCGGAGGATGTCGTTAAAAAGGCAGCGGGATTGGTTGCTGAAGGGAAATTAGATGAGCTTGGGGCAAAAGCGAGAAGATTTGTTGAAAGTCGCAGTTGGGACAGTATTACCGATAAGTTTGAGAAATTTCTAAACCGAGCCATAGCGGAGAAAAGCGATAGATAG